From Riemerella anatipestifer ATCC 11845 = DSM 15868, a single genomic window includes:
- a CDS encoding alkaline phosphatase — translation MKRRDFLKSGSIAALGSMLISPFGLKANTIKEEFGGKKAKNIIFMVSDGMSVGTLHMADIYSRRKLGRASHWLSLYENNLVQRAMMDMASASSIVTDSAAASSSWGGGVRVNNGSLNISPDGKENMPILQKFKKAGKKVGCVTTVPINHATPAGFCVTSKKRSAMDDIAMDYLDLGFDVMMGGGTKYFEADKRKDAVDLDAKFRSKGYTVVKNKAEMLSAPKNKPILGTFDEEALPYTVDHNSCDKMKANIPTLAEMTEKAISQMKDHPKGFVMQVEGGKVDWAAHGNDVAALLYDQLAFDEAVKVAIDFAKKDGNTLVVITSDHGNANPGLIYGKTCNDNFDHIQNFKNSNEWILQGIQPDSTVSFVKERIAKACGDMVLSDDQAKQLLSYYSKAKQEDGLYNPRHLPFKLLSEMQKDYTSVGWISMDHSSDYTELAMFGPGSERLKPLMRNTDIHTFLLDAAEVENKF, via the coding sequence ATGAAAAGAAGAGATTTTTTAAAGAGCGGGTCTATAGCGGCTTTAGGAAGTATGCTTATCAGTCCGTTTGGTTTAAAAGCCAATACGATAAAAGAAGAATTTGGAGGGAAAAAAGCCAAAAACATCATCTTTATGGTGAGTGATGGTATGAGCGTGGGAACCCTACATATGGCAGATATTTACTCTAGAAGAAAATTAGGTAGAGCTTCTCATTGGCTTAGTTTGTACGAAAATAATTTAGTACAAAGAGCGATGATGGATATGGCATCGGCGAGTTCTATTGTTACCGATTCTGCGGCAGCAAGTTCTTCGTGGGGTGGGGGAGTGCGTGTAAATAACGGGAGCCTTAACATTAGCCCAGATGGAAAAGAAAATATGCCGATACTCCAAAAGTTTAAAAAGGCAGGTAAAAAGGTAGGTTGTGTAACTACGGTTCCTATCAACCACGCTACACCAGCGGGGTTTTGTGTAACTTCTAAAAAGAGAAGTGCGATGGATGATATTGCGATGGACTATTTAGATTTAGGTTTTGATGTGATGATGGGAGGAGGAACTAAATATTTTGAAGCAGATAAAAGAAAAGACGCCGTAGACTTAGATGCTAAGTTCCGCTCTAAAGGTTATACGGTGGTAAAAAATAAAGCAGAGATGTTGTCCGCTCCTAAAAATAAACCTATCCTAGGTACTTTTGATGAGGAGGCATTGCCGTATACTGTAGACCATAATAGTTGTGATAAAATGAAAGCCAATATCCCTACTTTGGCAGAGATGACGGAGAAGGCTATATCGCAGATGAAAGACCACCCTAAAGGCTTTGTAATGCAAGTAGAAGGCGGTAAGGTGGACTGGGCGGCACACGGTAATGATGTGGCGGCTCTGCTATACGACCAGTTGGCTTTTGATGAGGCGGTGAAGGTCGCTATAGATTTTGCAAAGAAAGACGGTAATACTTTGGTGGTAATTACTTCTGACCACGGAAATGCTAACCCAGGGCTTATCTATGGTAAAACTTGTAATGATAATTTTGACCATATACAAAACTTTAAAAACTCTAACGAATGGATATTGCAAGGGATACAGCCTGATAGCACTGTTTCTTTCGTTAAAGAGAGAATAGCCAAGGCGTGTGGAGATATGGTGTTGTCTGATGACCAAGCGAAGCAGCTATTATCCTACTACTCTAAAGCAAAGCAAGAAGATGGTTTGTATAACCCTCGCCACTTGCCGTTTAAGCTCCTTTCCGAGATGCAAAAAGACTATACCTCTGTGGGGTGGATAAGTATGGACCACTCCTCGGACTATACAGAACTTGCGATGTTTGGACCAGGAAGCGAACGCTTAAAACCGCTGATGAGAAATACAGATATACATACATTCTTACTAGACGCTGCTGAAGTAGAAAATAAGTTTTAG
- a CDS encoding CinA family nicotinamide mononucleotide deamidase-related protein codes for MTVTNAAIIIIGDEVLAGNTIDTNSNFIAKELHNIGIKVAEIFTISDDTDCIKQALNDAFKITNLVITTGGLGPTKDDKTKKAIAHFFDDNLITDPETLAHLEQILINRNRAHLFDINRPQAKIPSKAKVIQNHNGTAPCLMMEENEKIAFVLPGVPYEVKPLIKDQIIPLLAERFSLSHLVVKIISVVDFPESLLAQTIEDWESHLPENIKLAYLPIGNRVKLKLTAIGNNKTDLEAQLNHIIEPLKPLIQDKVISWDNEDIASILKFILTKRGLSISTAESCTGGGISRLITSISGSSAYFQGGITAYAVNQKINILKVPKQLINQHTVVSEQVAEAMAIGCQELFKTDISISTTGVAGPQTDQYQNEIGSVYYSVRVKNKSYNYHLHLPHLDREDFMNFVSQRVLQSVVEVLVFNPNES; via the coding sequence ATGACCGTAACAAACGCTGCAATCATTATAATAGGTGATGAAGTTTTAGCTGGAAACACCATTGATACCAATTCTAACTTTATTGCTAAAGAACTTCATAATATAGGGATTAAAGTCGCTGAAATCTTTACCATTTCAGATGATACCGACTGTATCAAACAGGCTTTAAACGATGCCTTCAAAATCACCAACCTAGTTATAACTACAGGCGGTCTAGGACCTACCAAAGACGACAAAACTAAAAAAGCCATTGCTCATTTTTTTGATGACAACCTCATCACAGACCCTGAAACTTTGGCTCATCTGGAGCAAATTTTAATCAACCGAAACAGAGCTCACCTCTTTGATATTAACCGCCCACAGGCAAAAATCCCTTCAAAAGCCAAAGTCATACAAAATCACAATGGTACCGCTCCTTGCCTAATGATGGAAGAAAACGAAAAAATCGCCTTTGTTCTCCCTGGTGTACCTTATGAAGTAAAACCCTTGATTAAAGACCAAATCATTCCATTATTAGCCGAAAGGTTTTCGTTATCGCATCTAGTGGTAAAAATCATCTCTGTGGTTGATTTCCCCGAAAGCCTTTTAGCCCAGACCATAGAAGATTGGGAAAGCCATCTGCCCGAAAATATCAAACTAGCCTACCTCCCTATCGGAAACAGAGTAAAGCTAAAACTCACCGCCATTGGGAATAATAAAACCGATTTAGAAGCCCAACTCAACCATATTATAGAGCCGCTAAAACCTTTAATCCAAGACAAAGTCATTTCTTGGGATAATGAGGATATAGCGTCTATCCTTAAATTCATTCTTACCAAAAGAGGACTTAGTATTTCCACTGCCGAAAGCTGTACTGGCGGCGGTATTTCAAGGTTAATCACCTCTATATCGGGCAGCTCTGCTTATTTCCAAGGAGGCATTACTGCCTATGCGGTCAATCAAAAAATCAATATTTTAAAAGTTCCCAAACAACTGATAAACCAACACACGGTAGTTTCGGAGCAAGTAGCCGAAGCGATGGCGATAGGTTGTCAAGAGTTGTTTAAAACAGATATTTCTATCTCTACCACAGGCGTTGCAGGTCCACAAACCGACCAATATCAAAACGAAATAGGCTCTGTCTATTATTCCGTAAGAGTAAAAAACAAAAGCTACAACTATCATTTGCACCTGCCTCATTTGGATAGAGAGGACTTTATGAATTTCGTTTCTCAAAGAGTTTTACAGTCTGTTGTGGAAGTTCTTGTTTTTAATCCAAACGAATCTTAA
- a CDS encoding endonuclease, translated as MKNIYLMVTLLIGGLGLAQIPNGYYDGTEGLSGYTLKSKLSEIITNGHRDRGYNGLWTAYATTDRDLYYENDNTILDIYSENPNGKDPYSYRYKTNQCGNYSGEGSCYNREHIIPQSLFSKASPMRNDAHFVVPTDGYVNGKRDSYPFSVVGTATWTSKNGSKLGKNSTTGYSGTVFEPIDEFKGDVARMILYFVTRYEKRIPSFQSGNIFNGTTTQGLEDWQLDILLTWHNQDPVSQREIDRNNAVYNHQSNRNPFIDHPEWVNKIWKTELSTKETHKNKDLKIYPNPVTGGKLYLSNWKDLDKIDIFSMDGKKVKSVKSSNEIDVSELPKGVYLLKVDSRTIKFIIR; from the coding sequence ATGAAAAACATTTATTTAATGGTAACTCTTTTAATCGGAGGACTTGGGTTAGCTCAAATCCCAAATGGTTATTATGACGGCACAGAAGGACTTTCGGGATATACTCTTAAAAGTAAGTTGAGTGAGATTATTACTAATGGACATAGAGACAGAGGGTATAACGGACTTTGGACAGCTTACGCAACCACAGACAGAGATTTATATTATGAAAATGATAATACAATTTTAGATATTTACTCTGAAAATCCTAACGGAAAAGATCCTTATTCATATAGATATAAAACTAACCAATGTGGCAATTATTCTGGAGAAGGAAGCTGTTATAATAGAGAACACATTATACCTCAAAGTTTGTTTAGTAAAGCGTCTCCTATGAGAAATGATGCTCATTTTGTAGTTCCCACAGATGGTTATGTTAATGGTAAAAGAGATAGCTATCCATTTAGTGTAGTAGGCACCGCTACTTGGACTTCTAAAAATGGCTCTAAACTAGGTAAAAATAGCACCACTGGATATAGTGGAACAGTTTTTGAACCTATAGATGAGTTTAAAGGTGATGTAGCAAGAATGATACTATACTTTGTAACGAGGTATGAAAAACGAATTCCTAGTTTCCAATCAGGCAATATATTTAATGGAACTACAACACAAGGCTTAGAGGATTGGCAACTAGATATTTTACTTACTTGGCACAACCAAGACCCTGTGAGCCAAAGGGAAATAGACAGAAATAATGCTGTTTACAATCATCAAAGTAACAGAAATCCTTTCATAGACCATCCAGAATGGGTTAATAAAATTTGGAAGACCGAACTTTCTACCAAAGAAACACATAAAAATAAAGATTTAAAAATTTATCCAAATCCAGTTACTGGAGGCAAGTTGTATCTTTCTAATTGGAAAGATTTGGATAAAATAGATATTTTCAGTATGGATGGGAAGAAAGTGAAATCAGTTAAATCTTCTAATGAAATAGATGTATCTGAGCTTCCTAAGGGTGTATATCTATTGAAAGTAGATTCAAGGACTATAAAATTCATTATTAGGTAA